The stretch of DNA AGATTGCGATTTAGTTGTTGATACTTCAAGAGGAACTACGCTGGAGAAAAATGGAGTAAGAATACATACTACCGAACATATTTTAGCTGCATTAGCTGGTCTTGAAATTGACAATGCCTTAATTGAATTAGATGGTGCTGAAATTCCAATCATGGATGGAAGTGCTTACCCATTTGTGCAGTTGATTCAGAGTGTTGGAATTAAGGAGCAAGATGCAGATAAAGACTATTTTGTAGTTACAGATAATTTAACTTACGAAGATTTAGAGCGACATACAGAAATGTTGGCTGTTCCTCAAGAAACGTTTCGATTAACGGTAATGGTTGATTACAACTCGCCATTGTTGGGTACTCAGCATGCACACATGTATCATATTGGTGAATTTGTTCCAGAAATTTCGAAATGTAGAACATTTGTATTTTTAAGAGAAATCGAATTTTTAGCAAAAAACGGATTAATAAAAGGTGGAGATATCGATAATGCCATCATTTTAGTGGATACTGTTCTACCACAAGAGAAATTAGACGAAATAGCTGATTTATTAGGAAAACCTCATATTAAAGTTCAAGAAGCAGGTATACTTAATAATTTAACCTTACATTTTCAAAACGAACCAGCTCGACATAAATTATTAGACATTGTTGGCGATTTAGCATTGGTTGGAAAACCAATTAAAGGACATGTTTTAGCTGCTCGTCCAGGACATAA from Flavobacteriales bacterium encodes:
- a CDS encoding bifunctional UDP-3-O-[3-hydroxymyristoyl] N-acetylglucosamine deacetylase/3-hydroxyacyl-ACP dehydratase gives rise to the protein MGKQKTLNSAFSIIGVGLHTGTKVKMTVNPADENHGFKFKRTDVEGQPIIDADCDLVVDTSRGTTLEKNGVRIHTTEHILAALAGLEIDNALIELDGAEIPIMDGSAYPFVQLIQSVGIKEQDADKDYFVVTDNLTYEDLERHTEMLAVPQETFRLTVMVDYNSPLLGTQHAHMYHIGEFVPEISKCRTFVFLREIEFLAKNGLIKGGDIDNAIILVDTVLPQEKLDEIADLLGKPHIKVQEAGILNNLTLHFQNEPARHKLLDIVGDLALVGKPIKGHVLAARPGHKGNVDFAKIIKQEIKKKEKNNLVEFDLTKEPIYTITDIEKLLPHRYPFLLVDKIIEMDEDSIVGVKNITFNEPQFTGHFPGNPVMPGVLMVEAMAQVGGIFALSTVPDPENYLTFFMKIDRVKFKRKVVPGDTIVFQLHLLTPIRRGIVHMDGKGYVNGQLAVEAELMAQIIKEKKEEVKEVVVQ